From Enterococcus wangshanyuanii, the proteins below share one genomic window:
- a CDS encoding LacI family DNA-binding transcriptional regulator → MTTIIDVAKQANVSKSTVSRVISGNGYVSQESRKKVLEAMETLAYSPNLIARNLQSGETKTIGFLAHGSFGPLGVFLESFISIAKTYNYYVTVYFTDGDKKKEIEALNQMKYKQLDGVFILTRANDWDVIESYSIYGPIATWHRIDSERIYSSYIDHYKGYYKSLEYLFDQGYRSIGHVLGNVKNLNTKARLKAIDDFHEEKHLPIRKNWIFHEESNSNNGQAIADLWHEMPEKPTAMAFYTDFVAAGFISRLQTLGYSIPEDVAVIGFDNSEISDLMHITTVDYSINHQAENSFIYLHNQLNKTQLPEREIKVRLVKRNTVPIYESETSLKQN, encoded by the coding sequence CCAATGTATCAAAATCGACTGTTTCACGCGTTATCTCCGGGAATGGTTACGTCAGTCAAGAAAGTAGAAAAAAAGTATTGGAAGCAATGGAAACGCTCGCATATTCGCCTAATTTAATTGCACGCAACCTTCAAAGTGGCGAAACCAAAACGATTGGCTTTTTAGCACACGGCTCTTTCGGTCCTTTAGGTGTTTTTTTAGAAAGCTTTATTTCAATTGCGAAAACATATAATTATTATGTCACTGTCTATTTCACTGATGGCGATAAGAAAAAAGAAATTGAAGCACTCAATCAAATGAAATACAAACAACTTGACGGCGTGTTTATCTTAACTAGAGCAAACGATTGGGATGTGATAGAATCTTACAGCATTTATGGGCCTATCGCGACTTGGCACCGAATAGACTCTGAACGTATCTATTCTTCTTATATCGATCACTATAAAGGCTACTACAAATCATTGGAATATCTTTTCGATCAAGGGTATCGTTCTATTGGTCATGTTTTGGGAAATGTAAAAAACCTAAATACCAAAGCTCGTTTAAAAGCGATCGATGATTTTCATGAGGAAAAACATTTACCTATTCGTAAAAACTGGATATTTCATGAAGAAAGTAATAGTAATAACGGACAGGCGATTGCTGATTTATGGCATGAAATGCCGGAAAAACCGACTGCAATGGCTTTTTATACTGATTTTGTAGCCGCAGGATTTATTTCAAGGCTACAAACATTAGGTTATTCTATTCCGGAAGACGTCGCGGTGATTGGATTTGACAATAGTGAAATCAGTGATCTAATGCATATTACGACAGTCGACTATTCTATCAATCATCAGGCTGAGAATTCTTTTATTTACTTGCACAATCAATTAAATAAGACACAGCTTCCTGAACGTGAAATCAAGGTCCGGCTAGTCAAAAGAAATACAGTACCAATATATGAATCAGAAACA